The following are encoded in a window of Gossypium raimondii isolate GPD5lz chromosome 13, ASM2569854v1, whole genome shotgun sequence genomic DNA:
- the LOC105781821 gene encoding acyl carrier protein 2, chloroplastic: MASIAASSVSMQPRHSLATTRASGLKLASFVNQERNNLSFRLRPVPARLRISCAAKPETVDKVCEIARKQLALSSDEPVTGASKFSDLGADSLDTVEIVLGIEEEFGVTIKEDNAQDITTVQDAADLIEKLCRAKGA; this comes from the exons ATGGCTTCCATTGCTGCTTCTTCCGTCTCCATGCAACCTCGCCACTCCTTG GCTACAACCAGGGCTTCTGGGCTGAAATTGGCTTCATTTGTGAACCAGGAAAGAAACAACCTATCTTTTAGGTTGCGTCCTGTGCCTGCTCGCTTGCGGATATCCTGTGCT GCCAAACCAGAGACTGTAGATAAGGTGTGCGAAATAGCAAGGAAACAACTAGCTTTGTCAAGTGACGAACCTGTCACTGGGGCATCCAAATTTTCTGATCTTGGAGCTGATTCTCTTGATACG GTTGAGATTGTGCTGGGAATCGAGGAAGAATTTGGAGTCACAATAAAAGAGGACAATGCCCAAGACATCACAACTGTTCAGGATGCCGCCGATCTTATTGAGAAGCTCTGCCGTGCTAAAGGTGCCTAG